A window of Halopseudomonas sabulinigri genomic DNA:
CAGGGCGCAGCCCAGCAGGCCGCGCGGACTCAGGGTTTCATCCAGGATCAGCCAGCCAGCTAGGGCGGCGAATACCGCCTCCAGGCTGAGAATGATCGCGGCGTGAGAGGTAATCGCGTCCTTCTGAGCGACAACCTGCAGAGTGAAAGCGACGCCCACCGCCAGCACGCCGCCGTACAGGATGGCCGGCAGGGCCTGCTGAATCATCGGCCACTGAATTGGCTCAAACACCAGGGCCAGGCTAAGGCTCACTACGGCGCAGACCATAAACTGAATGAAGGACACCAGAATAGGGTCGTAACGGCTGGCCAGCGCGCCGACCATTAACACGTGGACTGCCCAGCAGGCGGCGCCAATCAGCTGCAACCAGTCGCCGGAGGCCACGGTAAAGCCGGGCCCGACGCTCAGCAGCACCATGCCGACCAACGCCAGCAGCGCGCCAGCCCAGGTCCCCTTGTGGGTACGCATGCCGATAAACAGACCAAATACCGGCACCAGGATCACATAGAGCCCGGTGATGAAGCCGGAGTTGGTGACTGTGGTGAACATCAATCCAATCTGTTGCAGGTTGATGCCCAGCGTCAGCGCTGCGCCGAGCGCCATGCTACCCAGC
This region includes:
- a CDS encoding DMT family transporter — translated: MNFRHYRADALMLLTAMIWGSTFVAQRLGMDHIGPFLYTGLRFMVGALAVMPLIWLLRKPATAKTQSRLSKPMLLGSMALGAALTLGINLQQIGLMFTTVTNSGFITGLYVILVPVFGLFIGMRTHKGTWAGALLALVGMVLLSVGPGFTVASGDWLQLIGAACWAVHVLMVGALASRYDPILVSFIQFMVCAVVSLSLALVFEPIQWPMIQQALPAILYGGVLAVGVAFTLQVVAQKDAITSHAAIILSLEAVFAALAGWLILDETLSPRGLLGCALMLGGMLVAQLVPIYLERRKQPVPVQQEPAGHH